Proteins co-encoded in one Plectropomus leopardus isolate mb chromosome 14, YSFRI_Pleo_2.0, whole genome shotgun sequence genomic window:
- the rsad2 gene encoding radical S-adenosyl methionine domain-containing protein 2 encodes MNFSSVVLSPRQLLQLCISALHHLIASFFSIVCYWTPGVYRGEAHTPPVDRKVDQREVQNAVTPTSVNYHFTRKCNYKCGFCFHTAKTSFVLPLEEAKRGLKLLKESGMEKINFSGGEPFLHEKGEFLGKLVQYCKQDLQLPSVSIVSNGSMIKEKWFQKYGDDLDILAISCDSFDEATNQLIGRAQGRKSHINNVHKIRNWCQQYKVAFKINSVINTFNVDEDMTENILQLNPVRWKVFQCLLIDGENAGEMALREAERFVISEHRFQEFLDRHSSIPCLVPESNEKMRNSYLILDEYMRFLDCREGRKDPSKSILDVGVKEAIRFSGFDEKMFLKRGGKYVWSKADMKLEW; translated from the exons ATGAATTTCTCCTCAGTGGTCCTGTCTCCgaggcagctgctgcagctgtgcatCAGCGCCCTGCATCACCTCATAGCCAGCTTTTTTTCAATAGTTTGTTACTGGACACCAGGAGTCTACAGAGGAGAAGCACACACTCCACCTGTTGACAGAAAAGTGGACCAAAGAGAAGTTCAAAATGCAGTGACTCCAACAAGTGTCAACTACCACTTTACACGCAAGTGTAATTACAAATGTGGATTTTGTttccacactgcaaaaacatcctTCGTCCTGCCTCTGGAGGAAGCAAAGAGGGGCCTCAAACTCCTGAAGGAATCAG GCATGGAAAAGATAAACTTCTCTGGAGGAGAGCCTTTCCTGCACGAAAAAGGAGAATTTCTGGGGAAATTAGTACAGTACTGTAAACAGGACCTCCAGCTCCCGAGTGTCAGCATCGTCAGCAATGGAAGCATGATCAAAGAAAAATGGTTCCAGAAATATG GTGATGATCTCGACATTTTGGCCATCTCCTGTGACAGCTTTGATGAAGCAACAAACCAGCTAATTGGCAGAGCTCAGGGCAGGAAGAGCCACATTAACAACGTTCACAAGATCCGCAACTGGTGCCAGCAGTACAAAGTGGCCTTCAAAATCAACTCGGTCATCAACACCTTCAACGTGGACGAAGACATGACAGAGAACATACTGCAGCTCAACCCGGTCCGCTGGAAG GTGTTCCAGTGTCTGCTGATTGATGGGGAAAATGCAGGAGAGATGGCCCTGAGGGAAGCAGAGAGGTTTGTCATCAGTGAACACAGGTTTCAGGAGTTTCTGGACAGACACAGCAGCATCCCCTGCCTCGTTCCTGAGTCCAATGAGAAG ATGAGGAATTCCTACTTGATACTGGATGAATAT ATGCGTTTCCTGGACTGTCGAGAGGGACGGAAGGACCCGTCCAAGTCTATCCTTGATGTCGGTGTGAAGGAGGCCATTCGCTTTAGCGGCTTTGATGAGAAGATGTTTCTtaagagaggaggaaaatatgTGTGGAGCAAAGCCGACATGAAACTGGAGTGGTGA
- the cmpk2 gene encoding UMP-CMP kinase 2, mitochondrial: protein MARRTMSLLPHWSSRIFSVDLDGASVYFATRDKHRGEDVPRVFGEIPNEGRCYSLLVCSNDRIRRAKFYGELRDKLLRDLPAECHLSPMFSFLPNVKDSLVKGYFLKDNSESSSPTERLLRDLIQNDPVLVCSYLKGEDGELWTQRLWSHTNSQTVEMSKDYYVVPSEAPTYHPSALNIINSDVFYSFEEAYEVIKKCGDIIPEATSVLELLPSRAEARSKPDFPAIVIEGLDATGKTTLTESLRDTLGATLMPSPPQCLSPMRARFDREPPLIRRAFYALGNYITAEQIGQEGMKTPVIVDRFWHSTAAYAIATAVSGPVCNLPAEGSEVYRWPSDLLQPSLVVLLTLDPAERRRRLRSRGQGKTEEEQELDHNQLFRLKVETAYQRISGPPCVTVDASPSADQVLQQVLLLIRGKCHL from the exons ATGGCACGGCGCACAATGTCTCTTCTTCCTCACTGGTCCTCTCGTATTTTCTCAGTGGACCTGGATGGCGCATCCGTCTACTTCGCAACTCGAGACAAGCACCGGGGAGAAGATGTGCCACGGGTGTTCGGAGAAATCCCAAACGAGGGAAGGTGTTACTCTCTCCTTGTCTGCAGCAACGACAGAATCAGACGTGCCAAGTTTTACGGGGAGCTGAGAGATAAATTGTTGAGAGACTTGCCTGCGGAGTGTCATTTGTCTcccatgttttcatttctgccaaatgTCAAGGATTCTCTCGTGAAGGGatactttttaaaagacaattcTGAGAGTTCATCCCCGACAGAGCGACTTTTGCGAGATTTAATACAGAATGATCCGGTGCTTGTGTGCTCTTACTTAAAAGGTGAGGACGGTGAGCTGTGGACTCAGCGTCTGTGGAGTCACACAAACAGCCAAACGGTGGAAATGTCAAAGGATTACTACGTGGTACCCTCAGAAGCGCCAACATACCACCCATCTGCTCTCAACATCATCAACTCTGATGTTTTCTACAGTTTCGAGGAGGCCTATGAAGTTATAAAAAAG TGTGGTGACATCATCCCAGAGGCGACGTCTgtgctggagctgctgcccAGCAGAGCGGAGGCCAGAAGTAAACCAGACTTCCCTGCTATTGTCATAGAGGGCCTGGATGCCACAG GTAAAACCACTCTGACTGAGTCTCTAAGGGATACTCTAGGGGCCACTCTCATGCCGTCCCCTCCCCAGTGCCTGTCCCCCATGAGGGCCCGCTTTGATCGGGAGCCGCCCCTCATCCGCAGGGCCTTCTACGCTCTAGGGAACTACATCACAGCAGAGCAAATCGGCCAGGAGGGCATGAAGACACCTGTCATCGTTGACAG ATTCTGGCACAGCACAGCAGCGTACGCCATCGCCACAGCAGTGAGCGGTCCAGTGTGCAACCTTCCAGCAGAGGGTTCGGAGGTTTACCGTTGGCCCAGTGACCTGCTGCAGCCCAGCCTGGTGGTCTTACTCACCCTGGACCCTgcggagagaaggaggaggctgaggagcaGAGGTCAAGGAAAGACTGAAGAGGAGCAAGAGCTGGACCACAACCAGCTTTTTAGACTCAA agtggaGACGGCTTACCAGAGGATCAGTGGGCCGCCATGCGTCACTGTGGATGCTAGTCCTTCTGCAGACCAAGTGCTCCAGCAAGTGCTGCTTTTAATTAGGGGCAAATGCCACTTGTAA